In Calonectris borealis chromosome Z, bCalBor7.hap1.2, whole genome shotgun sequence, a single genomic region encodes these proteins:
- the POLR3G gene encoding DNA-directed RNA polymerase III subunit RPC7 isoform X1 codes for MAGSGRGRGRAAFTFDIEAIGFTKGAALPDVVCKPPPPFPSTDNKPVPLKTGEDEDYMLALKQDLRGTMKKMPYFLAVEEDREAIERYSKKYQDSEKEHATWTPDWRRLPREMKPKKKTKKAFFCRIVNQILQLQLELVLVVLTGKNFFITQHHMSGAKPKKAKSSEPKSNLDVLKKIEELEKKDDEEEKSEDEKDKTKDKEGEDDEEAEEPEEYDEEEHEEENDYISSYFEDGDDFGAGSDDNMDEATY; via the exons ATGGCTGGGtcaggtagaggaagaggacgtgctGCGTTTACCTTCGACATTGAGGCTATTGGCTTTACTAAAGGTGCAGCTCTACCTGATGTCGTGTGTAAGCCTCCACCGCCATTTCCT AGTACAGACAATAAACCAGTGCCTCtgaaaacaggagaagatgaagatTACATGTTGGCCTTAAAACAAGATCTTAGAGGAACTATGAAAAAAATGCCATATTTTTTGGCAGTAGAAGAAGATCGTGAAG CAATTGAGAGGTACAGTAAAAAGTACCAGGACAGTGAAAAGGAGCATGCAACATGGACCCCAG ATTGGAGAAGACTCCCACGAGAGATGAAGccaaagaaaaagaccaaaaaag ctttcttctgcagAATTGTGAACCAGATCCTTCAACTGCAGTTGGAGCTCGTATTGGTTGTTCTTacaggaaaaaacttttttattacaCAGCATCATAtgt caggtgcaaaaccaaaaaaggcaaaaagctctGAGCCTAAAAGCAATCTGGATGTGTTGAAAAAAATTGAG GAGTTGGAAAAGAAggatgatgaagaggaaaaatCTGAAGAtgagaaagacaaaacaaaagacaaagaagGTGAAGATGATGAAGAAGCAGAAGAACCAGAGGAGTATGACGAAGAGGAGCATGAAGAG gAAAATGACTACATTTCTTCATATTTTGAAGATGGAGATGACTTTGGTGCTGGCAGTGATGACAATATGGATGAAGCAACGTATTAG
- the POLR3G gene encoding DNA-directed RNA polymerase III subunit RPC7 isoform X2 codes for MAGSGRGRGRAAFTFDIEAIGFTKGAALPDVVCKPPPPFPSTDNKPVPLKTGEDEDYMLALKQDLRGTMKKMPYFLAVEEDREAIERYSKKYQDSEKEHATWTPDWRRLPREMKPKKKTKKAGAKPKKAKSSEPKSNLDVLKKIEELEKKDDEEEKSEDEKDKTKDKEGEDDEEAEEPEEYDEEEHEEENDYISSYFEDGDDFGAGSDDNMDEATY; via the exons ATGGCTGGGtcaggtagaggaagaggacgtgctGCGTTTACCTTCGACATTGAGGCTATTGGCTTTACTAAAGGTGCAGCTCTACCTGATGTCGTGTGTAAGCCTCCACCGCCATTTCCT AGTACAGACAATAAACCAGTGCCTCtgaaaacaggagaagatgaagatTACATGTTGGCCTTAAAACAAGATCTTAGAGGAACTATGAAAAAAATGCCATATTTTTTGGCAGTAGAAGAAGATCGTGAAG CAATTGAGAGGTACAGTAAAAAGTACCAGGACAGTGAAAAGGAGCATGCAACATGGACCCCAG ATTGGAGAAGACTCCCACGAGAGATGAAGccaaagaaaaagaccaaaaaag caggtgcaaaaccaaaaaaggcaaaaagctctGAGCCTAAAAGCAATCTGGATGTGTTGAAAAAAATTGAG GAGTTGGAAAAGAAggatgatgaagaggaaaaatCTGAAGAtgagaaagacaaaacaaaagacaaagaagGTGAAGATGATGAAGAAGCAGAAGAACCAGAGGAGTATGACGAAGAGGAGCATGAAGAG gAAAATGACTACATTTCTTCATATTTTGAAGATGGAGATGACTTTGGTGCTGGCAGTGATGACAATATGGATGAAGCAACGTATTAG
- the POLR3G gene encoding DNA-directed RNA polymerase III subunit RPC7 isoform X3 — translation MCTLIELPALRTVFLQKRAVAGKAAIERYSKKYQDSEKEHATWTPDWRRLPREMKPKKKTKKAFFCRIVNQILQLQLELVLVVLTGKNFFITQHHMSGAKPKKAKSSEPKSNLDVLKKIEELEKKDDEEEKSEDEKDKTKDKEGEDDEEAEEPEEYDEEEHEEENDYISSYFEDGDDFGAGSDDNMDEATY, via the exons ATGTGCACCTTAATAGAACTGCCAGCTTTGAGGACTGTTTTTCTACAAAAACGGGCAGTTGCAGGGAAAGCAG CAATTGAGAGGTACAGTAAAAAGTACCAGGACAGTGAAAAGGAGCATGCAACATGGACCCCAG ATTGGAGAAGACTCCCACGAGAGATGAAGccaaagaaaaagaccaaaaaag ctttcttctgcagAATTGTGAACCAGATCCTTCAACTGCAGTTGGAGCTCGTATTGGTTGTTCTTacaggaaaaaacttttttattacaCAGCATCATAtgt caggtgcaaaaccaaaaaaggcaaaaagctctGAGCCTAAAAGCAATCTGGATGTGTTGAAAAAAATTGAG GAGTTGGAAAAGAAggatgatgaagaggaaaaatCTGAAGAtgagaaagacaaaacaaaagacaaagaagGTGAAGATGATGAAGAAGCAGAAGAACCAGAGGAGTATGACGAAGAGGAGCATGAAGAG gAAAATGACTACATTTCTTCATATTTTGAAGATGGAGATGACTTTGGTGCTGGCAGTGATGACAATATGGATGAAGCAACGTATTAG
- the MBLAC2 gene encoding acyl-coenzyme A thioesterase MBLAC2 isoform X2, with translation MSALEWFAHKPLGGGIFWIQERFYESGNRANIWLVRGSQRDVVIDAGLGLRSLPDYLRAAGLLAPAEGAGPRPLLAVATHVHFDHSGGLQHFEEVAVHSAEAGALLRGDNYEAVTWLSDREVARPPRPGWRARHFRVPPVRPTRLLQEGDVISLGDRQLTVMHMPGHSRGSICLHDKDRKILFSGDVVYDGSMIDWLPYSRISDYVASCQRLMELVDRGLVEKITAVLPLVFEYILHQDLY, from the exons ATGTCGGCGCTGGAGTGGTTCGCGCACAAGCCCCTGGGCGGAGGCATCTTCTGGATCCAAGAGCGCTTCTACGAGTCGGGCAACCGGGCCAACATCTGGCTGGTGCGGGGCTCGCAGCGGGACGTGGTGATCGacgcagggctggggctgcgcaGCCTGCCCGACTACCTGCGGGCCGCCGGGCTGCTGGCGCCGGCGGAGGGAGCCGGCCCGCGGCCGCTGCTGGCCGTCGCCACCCACGTCCACTTCGACCACTCGGGCGGGTTGCAGCACTTCGAGGAGGTGGCGGTGCACAGCGCCGAGGCGGGGGCCCTGCTGCGCGGCGATAACTACGAGGCCGTCACCTGGCTGTCGGACCGGGAGGTggcgcggccgccgcggcccggcTGGCGGGCACGGCACTTCCGCGTCCCGCCCGTCCGGCCCACCCGCCTGCTGCAGGAGG GGGATGTGATCAGCCTTGGAGACCGACAGCTTACTGTCATGCACATGCCTGGTCATTCAAGAGGCAGTATTTGCTTACACGACAAAGACCGGAAGATTTTGTTCAGCGGAGACGTGGTGTACGACGGATCCATGATTGACTGGCTTCCCTACAGCAGAATAAGTGACTACGTTGCAAGCTGCCAGCGCCTGATGGAGTTAGTGGACAGAGGTCTCGTGGAGAAG ATCACTGCAGTCCTGCCATTAGTATTTGAATATATTCTTCACCAGGATTTGTACTGA
- the MBLAC2 gene encoding acyl-coenzyme A thioesterase MBLAC2 isoform X4: MSALEWFAHKPLGGGIFWIQERFYESGNRANIWLVRGSQRDVVIDAGLGLRSLPDYLRAAGLLAPAEGAGPRPLLAVATHVHFDHSGGLQHFEEVAVHSAEAGALLRGDNYEAVTWLSDREVARPPRPGWRARHFRVPPVRPTRLLQEGDVISLGDRQLTVMHMPGHSRGSICLHDKDRKILFSGDVVYDGSMIDWLPYSRISDYVASCQRLMELVDRGLVEKSMFAHIL, translated from the exons ATGTCGGCGCTGGAGTGGTTCGCGCACAAGCCCCTGGGCGGAGGCATCTTCTGGATCCAAGAGCGCTTCTACGAGTCGGGCAACCGGGCCAACATCTGGCTGGTGCGGGGCTCGCAGCGGGACGTGGTGATCGacgcagggctggggctgcgcaGCCTGCCCGACTACCTGCGGGCCGCCGGGCTGCTGGCGCCGGCGGAGGGAGCCGGCCCGCGGCCGCTGCTGGCCGTCGCCACCCACGTCCACTTCGACCACTCGGGCGGGTTGCAGCACTTCGAGGAGGTGGCGGTGCACAGCGCCGAGGCGGGGGCCCTGCTGCGCGGCGATAACTACGAGGCCGTCACCTGGCTGTCGGACCGGGAGGTggcgcggccgccgcggcccggcTGGCGGGCACGGCACTTCCGCGTCCCGCCCGTCCGGCCCACCCGCCTGCTGCAGGAGG GGGATGTGATCAGCCTTGGAGACCGACAGCTTACTGTCATGCACATGCCTGGTCATTCAAGAGGCAGTATTTGCTTACACGACAAAGACCGGAAGATTTTGTTCAGCGGAGACGTGGTGTACGACGGATCCATGATTGACTGGCTTCCCTACAGCAGAATAAGTGACTACGTTGCAAGCTGCCAGCGCCTGATGGAGTTAGTGGACAGAGGTCTCGTGGAGAAG AGCATGTTTGCACACATATTGTGA
- the MBLAC2 gene encoding acyl-coenzyme A thioesterase MBLAC2 isoform X3 produces MSALEWFAHKPLGGGIFWIQERFYESGNRANIWLVRGSQRDVVIDAGLGLRSLPDYLRAAGLLAPAEGAGPRPLLAVATHVHFDHSGGLQHFEEVAVHSAEAGALLRGDNYEAVTWLSDREVARPPRPGWRARHFRVPPVRPTRLLQEGDVISLGDRQLTVMHMPGHSRGSICLHDKDRKILFSGDVVYDGSMIDWLPYSRISDYVASCQRLMELVDRGLVEKMHICQNERFYIHA; encoded by the exons ATGTCGGCGCTGGAGTGGTTCGCGCACAAGCCCCTGGGCGGAGGCATCTTCTGGATCCAAGAGCGCTTCTACGAGTCGGGCAACCGGGCCAACATCTGGCTGGTGCGGGGCTCGCAGCGGGACGTGGTGATCGacgcagggctggggctgcgcaGCCTGCCCGACTACCTGCGGGCCGCCGGGCTGCTGGCGCCGGCGGAGGGAGCCGGCCCGCGGCCGCTGCTGGCCGTCGCCACCCACGTCCACTTCGACCACTCGGGCGGGTTGCAGCACTTCGAGGAGGTGGCGGTGCACAGCGCCGAGGCGGGGGCCCTGCTGCGCGGCGATAACTACGAGGCCGTCACCTGGCTGTCGGACCGGGAGGTggcgcggccgccgcggcccggcTGGCGGGCACGGCACTTCCGCGTCCCGCCCGTCCGGCCCACCCGCCTGCTGCAGGAGG GGGATGTGATCAGCCTTGGAGACCGACAGCTTACTGTCATGCACATGCCTGGTCATTCAAGAGGCAGTATTTGCTTACACGACAAAGACCGGAAGATTTTGTTCAGCGGAGACGTGGTGTACGACGGATCCATGATTGACTGGCTTCCCTACAGCAGAATAAGTGACTACGTTGCAAGCTGCCAGCGCCTGATGGAGTTAGTGGACAGAGGTCTCGTGGAGAAG ATGCATATATGCCAAAATGAGAGGTTTTACATTCATGCCTGA
- the MBLAC2 gene encoding acyl-coenzyme A thioesterase MBLAC2 isoform X1: MSALEWFAHKPLGGGIFWIQERFYESGNRANIWLVRGSQRDVVIDAGLGLRSLPDYLRAAGLLAPAEGAGPRPLLAVATHVHFDHSGGLQHFEEVAVHSAEAGALLRGDNYEAVTWLSDREVARPPRPGWRARHFRVPPVRPTRLLQEGDVISLGDRQLTVMHMPGHSRGSICLHDKDRKILFSGDVVYDGSMIDWLPYSRISDYVASCQRLMELVDRGLVEKVLPGHFNIFGAERLYCLASNYISQAGVCHKVSTCAMRSIASIALRITNPRVTS, from the exons ATGTCGGCGCTGGAGTGGTTCGCGCACAAGCCCCTGGGCGGAGGCATCTTCTGGATCCAAGAGCGCTTCTACGAGTCGGGCAACCGGGCCAACATCTGGCTGGTGCGGGGCTCGCAGCGGGACGTGGTGATCGacgcagggctggggctgcgcaGCCTGCCCGACTACCTGCGGGCCGCCGGGCTGCTGGCGCCGGCGGAGGGAGCCGGCCCGCGGCCGCTGCTGGCCGTCGCCACCCACGTCCACTTCGACCACTCGGGCGGGTTGCAGCACTTCGAGGAGGTGGCGGTGCACAGCGCCGAGGCGGGGGCCCTGCTGCGCGGCGATAACTACGAGGCCGTCACCTGGCTGTCGGACCGGGAGGTggcgcggccgccgcggcccggcTGGCGGGCACGGCACTTCCGCGTCCCGCCCGTCCGGCCCACCCGCCTGCTGCAGGAGG GGGATGTGATCAGCCTTGGAGACCGACAGCTTACTGTCATGCACATGCCTGGTCATTCAAGAGGCAGTATTTGCTTACACGACAAAGACCGGAAGATTTTGTTCAGCGGAGACGTGGTGTACGACGGATCCATGATTGACTGGCTTCCCTACAGCAGAATAAGTGACTACGTTGCAAGCTGCCAGCGCCTGATGGAGTTAGTGGACAGAGGTCTCGTGGAGAAGGTACTGCCTGGGCACTTTAACATATTCGGGGCAGAAAGGCTGTATTGTTTAGCTTCCAACTACATTTCGCAAGCTGGGGTTTGTCACAAGGTTTCTACTTGTGCCATGAGATCCATTGCAAGCATAGCACTTCGCATTACAAATCCGAGAGTCACTTCTTAG